The sequence TCTACTaatctactttttctttttttatttcaatataaacaaatttttttaatatatcttgAAATAGTAATTATCAACTttctataattatatataaacaattttaccctaaaaataatattttcctgAAATGTTTAGGTGTACTCTCTTATTAATGTGTAGCACTTATTTTACTTACGTTAGTTCATTCCCATTTTATGTGGTTCGCGATTCATCAAAAATGGTACAtactccgtttaaaaaagaaaagtttttttaattttatggttttaaattaaagttatgttaaatatatcaaaatattatgtaatttttgtTGTGTTAAATATGTCACctgaaaaaataaagttaaagagtttaaaaaaaaaaaggagtcagttattaaacaaactaaaaagaaaataaaattattattttttaaacagagagaatagtatttaaaaaaataagtgaaaattcagaaatagaaagaaaaaaattagaaaaaggaaaacttaCTCCAATAAAATAATCTTGGACAAGAACTGCATAAGCAGTCCATACCCCTCCATTAAGGAACtggaaaaaggaaaggaaaaatggcATGTACTCCACACTCTTCATCTTTATCACTGTCCTCTGTACATGTTCAATTAACAATTTCAATTTCGATTCTttggaataaaaaaatatgtaaaaataacTTATTGGTATTGTTTGTGTACTTTAACCTATTATATAGCACGTAACCTTTTATATTTTCAAGTTATCAAATAACtcgatgataaaaataatttttacgcAGAAAAATGAATTACCGTAGCTGCTAGAGGAGCTGCATACATGCCAATATTCAAAGCAGCGCATAAAAATCCGACTAATGTGAGTCGAGTGGTTCCGTGCACAGCTACTAAAGTGATCGCTATTACAGCCCCAAGAAATGCTATATCTATTATACCCACCAATTTCATTGATTGAAtctgaaaaaaatattagttaaagtttatttacttcaaaacaaaaaaaaattattaacttcagttttattttattcttaccTTGAGAGGTTTGGGAGCATAAATGAGAAAGAGAGTGACATATATGATGTGCAATATGGCCCCAGTACCATTGACTGTGACCACTAGTAAACCTCCAGGTTTGAGTAACCCATAAAATGTCCACAAACATGTGCTCAATAGTGTTGTAATATATGGTATCCCTTTAAAATCCTCTGTTGATTTCTTCTTCATTATCCTTTTGAATGTTTTTCTATAATTATTgaggaaaaaatatatatgaaaaaatacatttacCAAATGTTACAACTACAAAAGGATGAAATGTTGAAAGTATTAAAAGTCATCGactatcataattcaatttagTTAGAGCTATATTATCTACTCGTTAGATAAATCTGATATAATTAAGACAATTGCCTTGTTATCATAGATAAATTTACAATATAATTTAGAAATTGGACGAAACTATTAATTTTGACTTAGACTTTCTTATAtgtttgtatttaaaaatttatcaaatataatatcataaactTCCGCTGGTTACAGCAAGGGCGCAAATTAATCATTGTTTTGAAAgtcagaaaaataatttaaaaatgcaTGCACCTTATGATTAGTAGTTAACTAAATATATaaccaagaaaataaatgataattaaattaGTACACAACTATAAATATTGTTGGCAAACTAATTAAGCCCTGCTTTAGCATACGACTAGAGAAAAcgtaataaattaattagacttaCATTGGAGCAGCGAACATAAGTATGGAGATGACATTCCCTGCagaaacataatcataaaaaaacaatgattttcatattaataaCAAACTAGAATATATTTCTCATTAACTGAtcaatttaaactttttaaattgtgtatttgaagatttaattatatatatatgaaacttACCAATTATGCCAAGGATGAAGCTAAAGTTAGCCATGAAAGAAGTAGAATTAAGgtagagaaagaaaaagagagatgaAAGTATAAAGGTAACAATTATAGTAGTAAGAATTACGtgaagataaaaagaaaaagtagtgGATGAGAAATAGAGTTAAAGAGTGATTTGAAGGAgcaaagagagagaaacaagTAGTAGAtgtaaacaaacaaataataatgaGATGAGTAACCAAAAGGTCAAATATATAATGAGCGAGCGATCTCCAATGTTACAAGAACATGACACGTTACCTTTTGTTGTTTGGTATTTCTTGCTATATTTAGTCCGGTAAGgtcaatacaaaatttaaatttaaggcgaaatatttatttctatttttaaaatatatttttattttatttgtaaggATAGTgtgataatatatttatatcaaataaaaattaaaattttaaaaataaatgacacGAAAATGTGAATGTAAGAGaaatctatttaattatattctttcatttaagataattgatgtaaattagaacataaattaaatattatttattatttttatgtttaaagtcaacctaatttttaatataacttaACATTTAGtaataataactaatttcaATACTAAATAATTTGATCTATCATTCTAAAGTCCTAATTCTGTGCTATGATCATCATTCTAAAGTCCAATCTGATTATTGCAGTtacaaattttttctcaaaacttccataaattttttttaaaatattattttcctctTAATCATCATGACTAAAGATAATGTTGAATTCCACTATTATACATATTAGTTGTAATTATGCATTTGTTTCATTCAATAAATTCTTTTACGTTTCGTgttatagatattttatttggtaTACTAATTAATCTGACTTGGTTTTAATTAGTCCATTTTCCATCcagatttgatttttcttaaaaaatttatttcattcgAAAACTATGTTGATGGTTGATATGAGGCGAGAGTCCGAAACTCAAACggtagaaaatattaacaaaaattccaaaagggtatataaaattttatataaaccaaaacggtaaaatcgctccgccggcagcgatttacttcaactgaaaaagtaaaatcgctgccccagcagcgattttgccaaaaagtttttttcttcttacaaatcgctgccagggcagcgatttataaaaaaaaatttttttttttaaaaaaacataaatcgctgcctaggcagcgatttacaaaaaaaaaaattttttttttatgtaaatcgctgcctaggcagcgatttacattttaaaaaaaaataaatttttttaatgtaaatcgctgcctaggcagcgatttaccaaaaaaaaaatttttttttttatgtaaatcgctgcctaggcagcgatttacatttaaaaaaaaaNNNNNNNNNNNNNNNNNNNNNNNNNNNNNNNNNNNNNNNNNNNNNNNNNNNNNNNNNNNNNNNNNNNNNNNNNNNNNNNNNNNNNNNNNNNNNNNNNNNNNNNNNNNNNNNNNNNNNNNNNNNNNNNNNNNNNNNNNNNNNNNNNNNNNNNNNNNNNNNNNNNNNNNNNNNNNNNNNNNNNNNNNNNNNNNNNNNNNNNNNNNNNNNNNNNNNNNNNNNNNNNNNNNNNNNNNNNNNNNNNNNNNNNNNNNNNNNNNNNNNNNNNNNNNNNNNNNNNNNNNNNNNNNNNNNNNNNNNNNNNNNNNNNNNNNNNNNNNNNNNNNNNNNNNNNNNNNNNNNNNNNNNNNNNNNNNNNNNNNNNNNNNNNNNNNNNNNNNNNNNNNNNNNNNNNNNNNNNNNNNNNNNNNNNNNNNNNNNNNNNNNNNNNNNNNNNNNNNNNNNNNNNNNNNNNNNNNNNNNNNNNNNNNNNNNNNNNNNNNNNNNNNNNNNNNNNNNNNNNNNNNNNNNNNNNNNNNNNNNNNNNNNNNNNNNNNNNNNNNNNNNNNNNNNNNNNNNNNNNNNNNNNNNNNNNNNNNNNNNNNNNNNNNNNNNNNNNNNNNNNNNNNNNNNNNNNNNNNNNNNNNNNNNNNNNNNNNNNNTTTAAGATAATTGATGTAAATtagaacataaattaaatattatttattatttttatttttaaagtcaacctaatttttaatataacttaACATTTAGtaataataactaatttcaATACTAAATAATTTGATCTATCATTCTAAAGTCCTAATTCTGTGCTATGATCATCATTCTAAAGTCCAATCTGATTATTGCAGTTacaaaaattttctcaaaacatccataatttttttttaaaatattattttcctctTAATCATCATGACTAAAGATAATGTTGAATTCCACTATTATAGATATTAGTTGTAATTATGCATTTGTTTCATTCAATAAATTCTTTTACGTTTCGTATTGtagatattttatttggtaTACTAATTAATCTGACTTGGTTTTAATTAGTCCATTTTCCATCcagatttgatttttcttaaaaaatttatttcattcgAAAACTATGTTGATGGTTGATATGAGGCCTTTTCATATCCAAATCATGACCAAGAGTTTCTTAGTATGACCAAGTATGAATTACCACTGATCATTTAATTATTGCGACTTTATCTTATAATGCATGCTCATATAGTACTACTATGGTCTATAGTTTGGTAAACACGTAGCTAGCCATGTGTTATGTTTGAAGTCCATCAAAGGGTGTACGTATATCATGGGACGATTGGTTTTAAGAATCTATATCCCACTTTAAATTGTTgtctatattatttttgaaatttccgCACACAACATCGTCTCAATTCAAACTTTTAGACTATGGTTTGAATCATAAAAATAGTGCGAGACGAAACGCGTTAGAGTCGGTTCGGCCCGCTTGCCATCTTGTGTTTAAGTGCCAATGCAAACTAGCATTAACggaatcaaaatttttaataaaaaaatttagaatttgaaaaaatagacaCATGTAGTAGCGGAAGAAATTCGAATCtattatatataactaaaaaaattattttaattatataaataatataattttcagcTAAAAGTATCCGAACCCCTAACTTACGGCTCGCCACtgcatattagatagtatatcTGTTTACATGA comes from Solanum pennellii chromosome 1, SPENNV200 and encodes:
- the LOC107014832 gene encoding bidirectional sugar transporter SWEET16-like, encoding MANFSFILGIIGNVISILMFAAPIKTFKRIMKKKSTEDFKGIPYITTLLSTCLWTFYGLLKPGGLLVVTVNGTGAILHIIYVTLFLIYAPKPLKIQSMKLVGIIDIAFLGAVIAITLVAVHGTTRLTLVGFLCAALNIGMYAAPLAATRTVIKMKSVEYMPFFLSFFQFLNGGVWTAYAVLVQDYFIGVPNGIGFILGAAQLILYFMYYKSSPTKSTEEKGSAHLMKRQIQMKDVNGAHENENSRNLHKWKSLPKPSLVRQYSEKLVKTLSNTPSSLGSYNVNDIEKGLKEAH